Proteins encoded within one genomic window of Sphingomonas cannabina:
- a CDS encoding sensor histidine kinase, producing the protein MGFSRRFTVGLAAWVAALFVALLAFIAAIATEGLGAARIVAGILVIAAAWGLWNHVSRTNVAVARFLEALRFGDFGARFERQGDSGFQELGQAFDNALAALRADRDKAADELRFREALVDDMPIALLTVDEVGRVAPGNKAARSLFRHVHGARPEDYAVYGSTFAKRLGDDGAAREEVLLLSLDGRPQRALVRSAVLERLGARVRAVTVQPIQGTLDAVEMAAQTDIVRVLTHEILNSLTPVTSLASTAAALLEGQPPAATAELADARIAVSTLARRAEGLQHFVESYRAIARPPVIERTGFAALPWAEELARLFAADWPAVPLALSVTPPGLQLDADRNMLAQVLINLLRNAAEATSATRSDPSVALRIFTEREGRAGIEIEDNGPGVPDGLKGDIFLPFFTTRKTGTGVGLNLARQIVIAHGGTIDIADAPQGGALFRILL; encoded by the coding sequence ATGGGCTTTAGTCGCCGCTTCACCGTCGGTCTCGCGGCCTGGGTCGCCGCACTGTTCGTCGCGCTGCTCGCGTTCATCGCGGCGATCGCGACCGAGGGGCTGGGCGCCGCGCGGATCGTTGCCGGCATCCTGGTGATCGCCGCCGCCTGGGGACTGTGGAACCATGTCTCGCGCACCAACGTGGCGGTGGCGCGTTTCCTGGAGGCGCTGCGCTTCGGCGATTTCGGCGCACGGTTCGAGCGGCAAGGCGACTCCGGCTTCCAGGAACTCGGTCAGGCCTTCGACAATGCGCTCGCCGCGCTGCGCGCCGACCGCGACAAGGCGGCCGACGAGCTTCGTTTCCGCGAGGCGCTGGTCGACGACATGCCGATCGCGCTGCTCACCGTGGATGAGGTGGGGCGGGTCGCGCCGGGCAACAAGGCGGCACGCTCGCTGTTCCGCCACGTCCACGGCGCACGGCCGGAGGATTATGCGGTCTACGGCAGCACTTTCGCCAAGCGCCTCGGCGACGACGGTGCGGCGCGCGAGGAGGTGCTGCTGCTCAGCCTCGACGGCCGCCCTCAGCGCGCGCTGGTGCGCTCGGCAGTGCTGGAACGGCTCGGTGCGCGCGTGCGCGCGGTGACGGTGCAGCCGATCCAGGGCACGCTCGACGCGGTCGAGATGGCGGCACAGACCGACATCGTCCGCGTGCTGACCCATGAGATCCTCAATTCGCTGACCCCGGTGACCTCGCTCGCCTCGACCGCCGCCGCGCTGCTGGAGGGCCAGCCGCCTGCCGCCACCGCCGAGCTGGCCGACGCCCGCATCGCCGTGAGCACCCTCGCGCGCCGTGCTGAGGGGCTGCAGCATTTCGTCGAGAGCTATCGCGCGATCGCGCGGCCGCCGGTGATCGAGCGGACCGGCTTCGCGGCGCTGCCATGGGCGGAGGAGCTTGCCCGCCTCTTCGCAGCCGACTGGCCGGCGGTGCCGCTGGCACTGTCGGTGACGCCGCCGGGGCTGCAGCTCGACGCCGATCGCAACATGCTGGCGCAGGTGCTGATCAACCTTCTCCGCAACGCCGCCGAGGCGACCTCCGCGACGCGCAGCGACCCGTCGGTGGCGCTGCGCATCTTCACCGAACGCGAAGGCCGCGCCGGCATCGAGATCGAGGACAACGGCCCCGGAGTGCCCGACGGGCTCAAGGGCGACATCTTCCTGCCCTTCTTCACTACCCGCAAGACCGGCACCGGCGTCGGCCTCAACCTCGCCCGCCAGATCGTGATCGCGCATGGCGGCACGATCGACATCGCCGACGCGCCGCAGGGCGGGGCGCTGTTCCGGATCCTGCTGTAG
- a CDS encoding sigma-54-dependent transcriptional regulator → MATEFDCCVIVDDDEDILVAARLLLRRLFAEVVTARSPDEALPAIAAKSPDVVLLDANFARGATDSKEGLAWLDRLLALDPEMVVVMITAHAGVQVAVEAMKRGATDFVSKPWSNERLLATARTAATLRHSRRAVATEKARVAAIAEPPKGTETPLLGSSPAMARVASLITRAAPTDANVLILGENGTGKELAARELHRQSLRSGKVMLTVDLGALSEDLIDSELFGHVKGAFTDARSDRVGRIQAADGGTLFLDEIGNLPLRLQPKLLTVLEQRQVTPVGANKPIPVDIRVIAATNASPATLRDERHFRPDLLFRLNTVEIELPPLRERHEDIPELVDHYLANYARRYNRPVPALSDAARKALEAHDWPGNVRALRHAIERAVILAGDGPLEPHDFPLGPVPSAPVIAPPPPDDFNLDRVEKRLCEEALRKHGYNISLAAAELGLSRAALYRRMEKHGL, encoded by the coding sequence ATGGCCACCGAATTCGATTGCTGCGTCATTGTCGACGACGACGAGGACATCCTGGTCGCCGCGCGATTGCTGTTGCGCCGGCTGTTCGCCGAAGTGGTGACCGCGCGCAGCCCGGACGAGGCGCTGCCGGCGATCGCGGCCAAATCGCCGGACGTCGTGCTGCTCGACGCCAATTTCGCACGCGGGGCGACCGATTCGAAGGAAGGCCTGGCCTGGCTCGACCGGCTGCTCGCGCTCGATCCCGAGATGGTGGTGGTGATGATCACCGCACACGCTGGCGTCCAGGTCGCGGTCGAGGCGATGAAGCGCGGCGCGACCGATTTCGTCTCCAAGCCGTGGAGCAACGAACGGCTGCTCGCCACCGCCCGTACCGCTGCGACGCTCAGGCACTCGCGCCGGGCGGTGGCGACGGAGAAGGCGCGCGTGGCGGCGATCGCCGAGCCGCCGAAGGGCACCGAGACCCCGCTGCTCGGGTCCTCTCCCGCGATGGCACGGGTCGCCTCGCTGATCACGCGCGCGGCGCCCACCGATGCCAACGTCCTGATCCTCGGCGAGAACGGCACCGGCAAGGAGCTGGCCGCGCGCGAGCTGCATCGCCAGTCGCTCCGGTCGGGCAAGGTGATGCTGACCGTCGACCTCGGCGCGCTCAGCGAGGACCTGATCGACAGCGAGCTGTTCGGTCATGTGAAGGGCGCCTTCACGGATGCCAGGAGCGACCGCGTCGGTCGCATCCAGGCGGCGGACGGCGGCACGCTGTTCCTCGACGAGATCGGCAACCTGCCGCTCCGGCTCCAGCCGAAATTGCTGACCGTGCTCGAACAGCGCCAGGTGACCCCGGTCGGCGCCAACAAGCCGATCCCGGTCGACATCCGCGTGATCGCCGCGACCAATGCCTCGCCCGCGACGCTGCGCGATGAGCGGCATTTCCGTCCCGACCTTTTGTTCCGTCTCAATACGGTCGAGATCGAACTGCCGCCGCTCAGGGAACGTCACGAGGACATCCCCGAGCTGGTCGACCATTATCTCGCGAACTATGCTCGGCGCTACAATCGGCCGGTGCCCGCACTCAGCGACGCCGCGCGCAAGGCGCTGGAGGCGCACGACTGGCCGGGCAACGTCCGCGCGCTCCGGCACGCGATCGAGCGTGCGGTGATCCTGGCCGGCGACGGCCCGCTCGAGCCGCACGATTTCCCGCTGGGGCCGGTTCCGAGCGCGCCGGTGATTGCCCCGCCGCCGCCGGACGACTTCAACCTCGACCGGGTCGAGAAGCGGCTGTGCGAGGAGGCGCTGCGCAAGCACGGCTACAACATCTCGCTCGCCGCGGCCGAGCTCGGGCTGTCGCGTGCCGCGCTCTATCGGCGGATGGAGAAGCATGGGCTTTAG
- a CDS encoding ABC transporter permease, whose amino-acid sequence MWRNYLTVAFRTLARSPAYAAVNIGGLALGLAGSLLILAYVNYERSYDSWLRDVDRVYQVQTTVRPPNMAEVHSQTSPFPLYEGLAGFSQVEAVTSLAAGKTVTEHDGQPMFIDATTVDPEFFKVFALPFAQGSAATAFPDVNSIVLTESEAIRQFGTANALGKLLSLGAGGGKRDHRVTGVLRDLPKNTSLRLGIIFRRDINQMPPESRSWGNNDQQHYVKLRAGADAAAVNAALPAWKKRAWPPGMFEGKPISIADAFDFHLVPLGDVHLGRAQGKALTPAGDPRALATFAIVALLTLGMAVMNFVNLTTARATQRAREVALRKVLGATRGQLIVQFLGESLLIAAAAMLIALTIAELATPWIGHLMGAEMRVTYLGERGMLLPALGLFAVTGLAGGLYPALYLSRFRPAQVLRTGRAAAETPGSGRLRAVLVVVQFAVAIGLIASTAVIWSQTRFIERVDPGYRRDGLIQITNAWRFTQGAEYEAARPLMLAVPGVTGVGRAGLELGAPETPVRLMRGGAGAPWVTMGFYSVDADFLSTMGIGRLAGRLLGDRFAADRIAGATPADLVARGVNVVINRSAAAKLGYRTPEAAVGQRFEIAFTAFPMVPSTIVGVVEDTRFRTARDAVDPIVYVYDPEHTSQVLVRYAGARPGEVMAGLNKVWRRFEPEIPFEARFADDIVRELYAAERARGALFAAFSALAVVIACLGLYSLAAFATERRTKEIGIRKVVGATVRDIVRLLVWQFSKPVVLANLIAWPAAWWAMRDWLNGFDARIALGPGPFAIAGLLALAIAVATVAGHALRVARMNPIHALRYE is encoded by the coding sequence ATGTGGCGCAACTATCTGACCGTGGCGTTTCGCACGCTGGCGCGCAGCCCGGCCTATGCAGCGGTCAACATCGGCGGCCTCGCGCTCGGGCTGGCCGGGTCGCTGCTGATCCTCGCCTATGTCAATTACGAGCGGAGCTACGACAGTTGGCTGCGCGACGTGGACCGAGTCTACCAGGTCCAGACGACGGTCCGTCCGCCCAACATGGCGGAGGTCCATTCGCAAACCTCTCCCTTTCCGCTGTACGAGGGGCTCGCCGGCTTCTCGCAGGTCGAGGCGGTGACCTCGCTCGCCGCGGGCAAGACCGTCACCGAGCACGACGGCCAGCCGATGTTCATCGACGCGACCACCGTCGATCCCGAGTTCTTCAAGGTCTTCGCGCTGCCCTTCGCCCAAGGCTCGGCCGCCACCGCGTTTCCCGACGTCAACTCGATCGTGCTGACCGAGAGCGAGGCGATCCGTCAGTTCGGCACCGCCAACGCGCTGGGCAAGCTGCTCAGCCTCGGCGCCGGGGGCGGCAAGCGCGATCATCGGGTCACCGGCGTGCTGCGCGACCTGCCGAAGAACACCAGCCTGCGCCTGGGCATCATCTTCCGCCGCGACATCAACCAGATGCCGCCCGAGAGCCGCAGCTGGGGCAACAATGACCAGCAGCATTACGTCAAGCTGCGCGCCGGCGCTGATGCCGCCGCGGTGAACGCCGCGCTTCCCGCCTGGAAGAAACGCGCGTGGCCGCCCGGAATGTTCGAGGGCAAGCCGATATCGATCGCCGATGCGTTCGACTTCCATCTGGTGCCGCTCGGCGACGTCCATCTCGGCCGGGCGCAGGGGAAGGCGCTCACGCCGGCCGGCGATCCGCGCGCGCTCGCCACCTTCGCGATCGTCGCGCTGCTGACGCTGGGCATGGCGGTGATGAACTTCGTCAACCTCACCACCGCACGCGCGACGCAGCGGGCGCGCGAGGTGGCGCTGCGCAAGGTGCTCGGCGCGACCCGCGGCCAGCTGATCGTCCAGTTCCTCGGCGAGAGCCTGCTGATCGCCGCCGCGGCGATGCTGATCGCGCTCACCATCGCCGAGCTGGCGACGCCGTGGATCGGCCATCTGATGGGCGCCGAGATGCGCGTCACCTATCTCGGCGAGCGCGGGATGCTGCTGCCCGCGCTCGGGCTGTTCGCCGTCACCGGGCTGGCGGGCGGCCTCTATCCGGCATTGTACCTCAGCCGGTTCCGGCCGGCGCAGGTGCTGCGGACCGGCCGGGCCGCGGCGGAGACGCCGGGGAGCGGCCGGCTGCGCGCGGTGCTCGTCGTCGTCCAGTTCGCGGTCGCGATCGGGCTGATCGCGAGCACCGCGGTGATCTGGTCGCAGACGCGCTTCATCGAGCGCGTCGATCCCGGCTACCGCCGCGACGGGCTGATCCAGATCACCAACGCCTGGCGCTTCACCCAGGGCGCCGAATATGAGGCGGCGCGTCCCCTGATGCTCGCGGTTCCCGGCGTCACCGGCGTCGGCCGCGCCGGCCTGGAGCTGGGCGCCCCCGAAACCCCGGTCCGGCTGATGCGCGGCGGCGCCGGTGCACCATGGGTCACGATGGGATTCTACAGCGTCGACGCGGACTTCCTCAGCACGATGGGCATCGGGCGGCTCGCCGGCCGCCTGCTCGGCGACCGCTTCGCCGCCGACCGGATCGCCGGCGCGACCCCCGCCGATCTCGTCGCGCGCGGCGTCAACGTGGTGATCAACCGCTCCGCCGCGGCCAAGCTCGGCTATCGCACGCCCGAGGCGGCCGTCGGGCAGCGCTTCGAGATCGCGTTCACTGCCTTCCCGATGGTCCCTTCGACGATCGTCGGCGTGGTCGAGGACACAAGGTTCCGTACCGCGCGCGATGCGGTCGATCCGATCGTCTATGTCTATGATCCCGAGCACACCAGCCAGGTGCTGGTCCGCTATGCCGGCGCCCGGCCGGGTGAGGTGATGGCGGGCCTCAACAAGGTCTGGCGCAGGTTCGAGCCCGAGATCCCGTTCGAGGCGCGCTTCGCCGATGACATCGTCCGCGAGCTCTACGCGGCCGAGCGCGCGCGCGGCGCACTGTTCGCCGCCTTCTCCGCGCTGGCGGTGGTGATCGCCTGCCTCGGCCTCTACAGCCTCGCCGCCTTCGCGACCGAGCGGCGCACCAAGGAGATCGGCATCCGCAAGGTGGTCGGCGCCACGGTGCGCGACATCGTCCGGCTGCTCGTCTGGCAATTCTCCAAGCCCGTCGTGCTCGCCAACCTGATCGCCTGGCCCGCCGCCTGGTGGGCGATGCGCGACTGGCTCAACGGCTTCGACGCGCGCATTGCGCTGGGGCCGGGGCCGTTCGCGATCGCCGGCCTGCTGGCGCTCGCCATCGCGGTCGCGACCGTCGCCGGCCATGCGCTGCGCGTCGCGCGCATGAACCCCATCCACGCCCTCCGCTACGAGTAG
- a CDS encoding aldehyde dehydrogenase (NADP(+)), whose amino-acid sequence MMDGSFLIGARAVTTDETFTGFDPATNEALDPPFSVATVDHVAEACRLADEAFDTYRETTPEARAAFLEAIAANIEAIGDELIVRAMQESGLPRPRLEGERGRTAGQLRLFARVLRQGRWAGVTIDSALPERQPLPRADLRQRRIGVGPVAVFGASNFPLAFSVAGGDTASALAAGCPVVVKGHPAHPGTSALVGQAIRDAVAASGLPEGVFSLVQGPANELGAALVADPRIKAVGFTGSRGGGLALVNIANNRPEPIPVYAEMSSVNPVLLFPAALAARAEALGKAYVGSLTLGSGQFCTNPGIVLALAGPDLDRFAATAADALAEAQPQVMLTSGIHANYDRGVTEIAGHGAVETLARGAEGTGCNRGRAALFATTAANFIANPELAHEVFGAASIIVRADNLDEVAQVLTAMEGQLTATLHLDDADAELARPLIPLLERKAGRILANGWPTGVEVSYAMVHGGPFPATSDPRSTSVGTAAIERFLRPVCYQDIPDVLLPAPVQQANPLGLPRIIDGDPE is encoded by the coding sequence ATGATGGACGGCAGCTTCCTGATCGGCGCACGCGCGGTCACGACGGACGAGACCTTCACCGGCTTCGATCCCGCCACCAATGAAGCGCTCGATCCGCCCTTCTCGGTCGCCACCGTCGATCATGTCGCCGAGGCGTGCCGGCTCGCCGACGAGGCTTTCGACACCTATCGCGAGACCACGCCCGAGGCGCGCGCCGCGTTCCTCGAAGCGATCGCCGCGAATATCGAAGCGATCGGCGACGAGCTGATCGTCCGCGCGATGCAGGAAAGCGGCCTCCCCCGCCCGCGCCTCGAGGGCGAGCGCGGCCGCACCGCCGGACAGCTCCGTCTGTTCGCGCGGGTGCTCCGCCAGGGGCGCTGGGCCGGCGTCACCATCGATTCCGCGCTGCCGGAGCGCCAGCCGCTGCCGCGCGCGGACCTGCGCCAGCGCCGCATCGGCGTCGGCCCGGTCGCGGTGTTCGGGGCGTCGAACTTCCCGCTCGCCTTCTCCGTCGCCGGCGGCGACACCGCCTCGGCGCTCGCCGCCGGCTGTCCGGTGGTGGTGAAGGGGCATCCGGCGCATCCCGGCACCTCGGCGCTGGTCGGGCAGGCGATCCGCGATGCCGTCGCCGCGAGCGGATTGCCGGAGGGCGTGTTCTCGTTGGTGCAGGGCCCCGCGAACGAGCTCGGCGCCGCGCTGGTCGCCGATCCCCGGATCAAGGCGGTCGGCTTCACCGGCTCGCGTGGCGGGGGGCTTGCCCTCGTCAACATCGCCAACAATCGGCCCGAGCCGATCCCGGTCTATGCCGAGATGTCGAGCGTCAATCCGGTGCTGCTGTTCCCCGCCGCGCTCGCCGCGCGCGCGGAGGCGCTGGGCAAGGCCTATGTCGGGTCGCTGACGCTGGGATCGGGGCAGTTCTGCACCAACCCGGGTATCGTGCTGGCGCTCGCCGGGCCCGACCTCGACCGCTTCGCCGCCACCGCCGCCGACGCACTGGCGGAGGCGCAGCCGCAGGTGATGCTGACCAGCGGCATCCACGCCAATTACGACCGCGGCGTCACCGAGATCGCCGGCCATGGCGCGGTCGAGACGCTGGCGCGCGGGGCCGAGGGCACCGGCTGCAACCGCGGCCGCGCGGCGCTGTTCGCCACCACCGCCGCCAACTTCATCGCCAATCCGGAGCTGGCGCACGAGGTGTTCGGCGCCGCCTCGATCATCGTGCGTGCCGACAATCTCGACGAGGTCGCCCAGGTGCTGACGGCGATGGAGGGCCAGCTGACCGCGACGCTCCATCTCGACGACGCCGACGCCGAGCTCGCCCGGCCGCTGATCCCGCTGCTCGAGCGCAAGGCCGGCCGCATCCTCGCCAATGGCTGGCCAACCGGCGTCGAGGTCTCCTATGCGATGGTTCATGGCGGGCCGTTCCCGGCGACGTCGGACCCGCGTTCGACCTCGGTCGGCACCGCGGCGATCGAGCGCTTCCTGCGGCCGGTCTGCTACCAGGACATCCCCGACGTGCTGCTGCCGGCACCGGTCCAACAGGCCAATCCGCTCGGCCTGCCGCGCATCATCGACGGCGACCCGGAATAA
- a CDS encoding ABC transporter ATP-binding protein, which yields MLSMRALSRVYRTDTVETTALDGIDLDIAEGEFVAVMGPSGCGKSTLLNLMGLLDSPSSGSYVFAGQEVAGLSEARLAEVRKQNIGFIFQSFNLVDELSVRENVELALLYHDVPAAERKRRVEQVMDRVGIAHRARHRPSQLSGGQQQRVAVARALVAEPKLILADEPTGNLDTHHGEEVMRMLQGLNAEGSTIVMVTHSPAHADYASRVINMLDGRILQEQRRAA from the coding sequence ATGCTCAGCATGCGTGCGCTCTCGCGGGTCTACCGCACCGACACCGTCGAGACGACCGCGCTCGACGGCATCGACCTCGACATCGCCGAGGGCGAGTTCGTCGCGGTGATGGGCCCGTCGGGCTGCGGCAAGTCGACCTTGCTCAACCTGATGGGGCTGCTCGACAGCCCGTCCAGCGGATCCTACGTCTTCGCCGGCCAGGAGGTCGCGGGACTGAGCGAGGCCCGGCTCGCCGAGGTGCGCAAGCAGAACATCGGCTTCATCTTCCAGAGCTTCAACCTGGTCGACGAGCTGTCGGTGCGCGAGAACGTCGAGCTCGCGCTGCTCTACCACGACGTCCCCGCCGCCGAGCGCAAGCGCCGCGTCGAGCAGGTGATGGACCGCGTCGGCATCGCCCACCGCGCGCGCCACCGCCCGAGCCAGCTGTCGGGCGGCCAGCAACAGCGCGTCGCCGTCGCCCGCGCGCTGGTCGCCGAGCCCAAGCTCATCCTGGCGGACGAGCCGACCGGCAACCTCGACACGCATCATGGCGAGGAGGTGATGCGGATGCTCCAGGGCCTCAACGCCGAGGGCTCGACGATCGTGATGGTGACGCACTCGCCGGCGCACGCCGACTACGCCAGCCGCGTCATCAACATGCTCGACGGCCGCATCCTGCAGGAACAGCGCCGCGCCGCCTGA
- a CDS encoding efflux RND transporter periplasmic adaptor subunit yields the protein MTAMSVVRMKNEKSEAPVSGSGMDRVVERKGLSPRIKIAAGVAALASAILLFWWFAPTSSSQTLAADRVTISPVTRGTFEDFIPLRARVTPLLTVYLDAVEGGRVEKLLVEDGATVAKGQMIAVLSNAELQLSTLARQTEVEQQINNMRSQELALAQTRLANERAVLEAELDAAKAKRQYEREAPLAARGFVPGKQFADTRDTYEYQRRRVAVLKRSQATDERLQVGQLSQQQAAAQSMQSGLALARTNLDSLNLRAPVAGQLSGFSIQVGQSMQRGERIGQIDSPGRNKLMAGVEEFYLGRVQLGQRATIESGGRQYQARVAKIYPQVQNGQFQIDLQFIGAEPANIQRGQTLQARLTLGDPAPAVLVPNGSFYNDTGGNWVFVVAPDGRSAIKRQVRLGRRNAETIEVLDGLQPGERILTSPYTGLTDKDRLDLSQ from the coding sequence ATGACCGCCATGAGCGTCGTGCGGATGAAGAACGAGAAGAGCGAAGCGCCGGTCTCGGGCAGCGGCATGGACCGCGTCGTCGAGCGCAAGGGGCTGTCGCCGCGCATCAAGATCGCCGCCGGCGTGGCGGCGCTGGCGAGCGCGATCCTGCTGTTCTGGTGGTTCGCCCCGACGTCGAGCAGCCAGACGCTCGCCGCCGACCGCGTGACGATCTCGCCGGTGACGCGCGGGACCTTCGAGGATTTCATTCCGCTGCGCGCGCGGGTCACGCCGCTGCTCACCGTCTATCTCGACGCCGTCGAGGGCGGGCGCGTCGAGAAGCTGCTGGTCGAGGACGGCGCCACCGTCGCCAAGGGTCAGATGATCGCGGTGCTCTCCAACGCCGAGCTCCAGCTCTCCACCCTCGCCCGCCAGACCGAGGTCGAGCAGCAGATCAACAACATGCGCAGCCAGGAGCTGGCGCTCGCGCAGACCCGCCTTGCCAACGAGCGCGCGGTGCTCGAGGCCGAGCTCGACGCCGCCAAGGCCAAGCGCCAGTACGAGCGCGAGGCGCCGCTCGCCGCACGCGGCTTCGTGCCGGGCAAGCAGTTCGCCGACACCCGCGACACCTATGAATACCAGCGCCGCCGCGTCGCGGTGCTCAAGCGCAGCCAGGCCACGGACGAGCGGCTGCAAGTCGGCCAGCTCAGCCAGCAGCAGGCGGCCGCGCAGTCGATGCAGTCGGGCCTCGCGCTTGCCCGCACCAATCTCGATTCGCTGAACCTGCGCGCACCGGTCGCAGGGCAGCTCTCCGGCTTCTCGATCCAGGTCGGCCAGTCGATGCAGCGCGGCGAGCGGATCGGCCAGATCGATAGCCCGGGACGCAACAAGCTGATGGCCGGCGTCGAGGAATTCTACCTCGGCCGCGTCCAGCTCGGTCAGCGCGCCACGATCGAGTCGGGCGGGCGCCAGTATCAGGCGCGCGTCGCCAAAATCTATCCGCAGGTCCAGAACGGGCAGTTCCAGATCGACCTGCAGTTCATCGGCGCCGAGCCCGCCAACATCCAGCGCGGCCAGACGCTGCAGGCGCGCCTCACCCTCGGCGATCCCGCGCCGGCGGTGCTGGTGCCCAACGGCAGCTTCTACAACGACACCGGCGGCAACTGGGTATTCGTGGTCGCCCCCGACGGCCGCTCGGCGATCAAGCGCCAGGTCCGCCTCGGCCGCCGCAACGCCGAGACGATCGAGGTGCTCGATGGGCTCCAGCCGGGCGAGCGCATCCTCACCTCCCCCTATACCGGCCTCACCGACAAGGACCGGCTGGACCTCAGCCAATGA
- a CDS encoding MFS transporter, with the protein MATRATVLSERTGLWAFIIGCAAVTAGVLLHLPMFLASRSMGYHMAGMPMDPGMIFGMGLIVGGVALAAYGLVPTNVARQRAAAAGVEIVAPEDAALGPAHWGLMAVLVLALIIDTMKPASLGFTLNGMTHEYHASTATVSLVPFAALAGTVTGSVVWGIIADIYGRKASILLSAVMFVGTSICGAMPSLAWNVGMCFMMGAAAGGMLPVTYALLAEMMPSRHRGWSLVLVGGLGAVGGYFAASGSSALFQPVFGWRILWLLNLPTGLALVLLGAFIPESARFLIARGRTGEAEQVMRRFGSSARRVAPAASAPAVSHRLTGGALVGKLAALSLTALAWGFINFGLLLWLPADLVAKGYSTAVSSRLLAESALIAFPTVFLAALLYSRWSTKYSLVAMIAVTLAGLAGVLWLETGGGMSPVWPVALLIVGSNGIIAIILPYAAESFPFRVRGRATGWVAACSKAGGLLAQLLGILALKPALGLAALALMAPTALALALVAVFGRETRGRDLRHLD; encoded by the coding sequence ATGGCAACGCGCGCGACGGTCCTTTCCGAACGTACCGGCCTCTGGGCCTTCATCATCGGCTGCGCCGCGGTGACGGCCGGGGTGCTGCTGCATCTGCCCATGTTCCTTGCCAGCCGGAGCATGGGCTATCACATGGCCGGGATGCCGATGGATCCGGGGATGATCTTCGGCATGGGGCTGATCGTCGGCGGCGTCGCGCTCGCCGCCTATGGGCTGGTGCCGACCAACGTCGCCCGCCAGCGCGCCGCCGCCGCCGGCGTGGAGATCGTCGCGCCCGAGGATGCGGCGCTCGGCCCCGCGCACTGGGGGCTGATGGCGGTGCTGGTGCTGGCGCTGATCATCGACACGATGAAGCCGGCGAGCCTCGGCTTCACGCTCAACGGCATGACGCATGAATATCATGCGTCGACCGCGACGGTCTCGCTGGTGCCGTTCGCCGCGCTGGCGGGCACCGTCACCGGATCGGTGGTCTGGGGGATCATCGCCGATATCTACGGCCGCAAGGCGTCGATCCTGCTGTCCGCGGTGATGTTCGTCGGCACCTCGATCTGCGGGGCGATGCCGAGCCTCGCCTGGAACGTCGGCATGTGCTTCATGATGGGCGCGGCGGCGGGAGGGATGCTGCCGGTCACCTATGCCCTGCTCGCCGAGATGATGCCGAGCCGCCATCGCGGCTGGAGCCTGGTGCTGGTCGGCGGCTTGGGCGCGGTCGGCGGCTATTTCGCGGCGAGCGGCTCGTCGGCGCTGTTCCAACCGGTGTTCGGCTGGCGCATCCTGTGGCTGCTCAACCTGCCGACCGGGCTGGCGCTGGTCCTGCTCGGCGCGTTCATTCCGGAGAGCGCGCGCTTCCTGATCGCGCGCGGCCGCACGGGGGAAGCGGAGCAGGTGATGCGGCGCTTCGGATCCTCGGCACGCCGGGTCGCGCCGGCCGCCTCGGCGCCGGCGGTCAGCCATCGCCTCACCGGCGGCGCGCTGGTCGGCAAGCTCGCCGCGCTCAGCCTCACTGCGCTGGCCTGGGGTTTCATCAACTTCGGGCTGCTCCTGTGGCTGCCGGCCGATCTCGTCGCTAAGGGCTACAGCACCGCGGTATCGAGCCGGCTGCTCGCCGAATCGGCGCTGATCGCCTTCCCCACCGTGTTCCTCGCCGCGCTGCTCTACAGCCGGTGGAGCACCAAATATTCGCTGGTCGCGATGATCGCGGTGACGCTGGCCGGGCTCGCCGGCGTGCTGTGGCTGGAGACCGGCGGCGGGATGAGCCCGGTGTGGCCGGTGGCGCTGCTGATCGTCGGCAGCAACGGCATCATCGCCATCATCCTGCCCTATGCGGCGGAGAGCTTTCCGTTCCGCGTGCGCGGCCGCGCCACCGGCTGGGTGGCGGCGTGCAGCAAGGCGGGCGGCCTCCTCGCGCAGCTGCTCGGCATCCTGGCGCTGAAGCCGGCGCTCGGCCTCGCCGCGCTTGCGCTGATGGCGCCGACGGCGCTGGCGCTGGCGCTGGTCGCGGTGTTCGGCCGGGAGACACGCGGCCGCGATCTCCGGCACCTCGACTGA